From Streptomyces sp. NBC_00683, one genomic window encodes:
- the ptsP gene encoding phosphoenolpyruvate--protein phosphotransferase has translation METTLRGVGVSHGVAIGEVRHMGTAVLEPPAKQIPTEEAEREQGRARQAVEAVAADLIARGNLAGGEAQHVLEAQAMMAQDPELMADVDRRIAVGSTAERGVYDAFASYRALLANAGEYLAGRVADLDDVRNRIVARLLGVPMPGVPDSDEPYVLIARDLAPADTALLDPALVLGFVTEEGGPTSHSAILARALGVPAVVALPGAGEIAEGTVVAVDGSTGEVFVEPSDEKRTEMESAAAARKAALSATTGPGATSDGHKVPLLANVGGPADVPAAVEAGAEGVGLFRTEFLFLDDSKQAPTEAKQIAAYRAVLEAFPEGRVVVRVLDAGADKPLDFLTPADEPNPALGVRGLRSLLDHPDVLRTQLTALSKAVEGLPVYLEVMAPMVADRADAKAFADACREAGLQAKFGAMVEIPSAALRARSILQEVEFLSLGTNDLAQYTFAADRQVGAVSRLQDPWQPALLDLVALSADAARAEGKSCGVCGEAAADPLLACVLTGLGVTSLSMGAASIPYVRATLAKYTLAQCERAASAARATDSAEEARVAAQAVLSGE, from the coding sequence ATGGAGACAACGCTGCGAGGCGTCGGCGTGAGCCACGGTGTGGCGATCGGCGAAGTTCGGCACATGGGTACGGCGGTGCTGGAGCCGCCCGCCAAACAGATTCCTACGGAGGAGGCCGAGCGCGAGCAGGGGCGCGCCCGCCAGGCCGTGGAAGCTGTCGCGGCCGACCTGATCGCGCGAGGCAATCTGGCCGGCGGCGAGGCCCAGCACGTGCTCGAGGCCCAGGCCATGATGGCGCAGGACCCGGAGCTCATGGCCGATGTGGATCGCCGCATCGCGGTCGGCAGTACCGCGGAGCGTGGGGTCTACGACGCATTCGCCTCGTACCGGGCTCTGCTGGCCAATGCCGGGGAGTACCTGGCCGGCCGCGTCGCGGACCTCGACGATGTGCGGAACCGGATCGTCGCGCGGTTGCTCGGCGTTCCGATGCCGGGTGTTCCGGACAGCGACGAGCCGTACGTTCTGATCGCGCGTGACCTGGCCCCGGCCGACACGGCGCTGCTGGACCCGGCCCTGGTGCTCGGGTTCGTCACCGAGGAGGGCGGTCCGACGAGTCACAGCGCCATTCTGGCGCGGGCACTCGGAGTTCCGGCCGTCGTTGCTCTCCCGGGAGCCGGGGAGATCGCCGAGGGCACGGTCGTCGCGGTGGACGGCAGTACCGGTGAGGTCTTCGTCGAGCCGAGCGACGAGAAGCGCACGGAGATGGAGAGCGCAGCGGCGGCCCGCAAGGCGGCACTGTCCGCTACGACCGGTCCCGGTGCCACGTCCGACGGCCACAAGGTCCCGTTGCTCGCCAATGTCGGCGGTCCGGCCGACGTGCCGGCGGCGGTGGAGGCCGGTGCCGAGGGCGTCGGGCTGTTCCGTACGGAGTTCCTGTTCCTGGACGACAGCAAGCAGGCGCCCACCGAGGCGAAGCAGATCGCGGCCTACCGTGCCGTGCTGGAGGCGTTCCCCGAGGGGCGCGTGGTCGTGCGGGTGCTCGACGCCGGTGCGGACAAGCCGCTGGACTTCCTGACCCCGGCGGACGAGCCGAACCCGGCGCTCGGTGTCCGTGGGCTGCGTAGTCTGCTGGACCACCCCGATGTGCTGCGCACTCAGTTGACCGCCCTGTCCAAGGCGGTCGAGGGGCTGCCCGTCTACCTCGAGGTCATGGCCCCGATGGTGGCCGACCGTGCCGATGCGAAGGCCTTCGCGGACGCGTGCCGTGAGGCCGGACTGCAGGCGAAGTTCGGTGCGATGGTGGAGATTCCCTCCGCCGCGCTGCGGGCTCGCTCGATCCTGCAGGAGGTGGAGTTCCTGTCGCTGGGTACCAACGACCTGGCGCAGTACACCTTCGCGGCCGACCGGCAGGTGGGTGCCGTGTCCCGGCTGCAGGACCCGTGGCAGCCGGCGCTGCTGGATCTGGTCGCTCTGTCGGCCGACGCCGCCCGCGCGGAGGGCAAGAGCTGTGGTGTCTGCGGAGAGGCTGCCGCGGACCCGCTGCTTGCCTGTGTGCTGACCGGTCTGGGTGTCACCTCGCTGTCCATGGGTGCCGCTTCCATTCCGTATGTGCGCGCCACGCTGGCGAAGTACACGCTCGCGCAGTGCGAGCGTGCCGCTTCCGCCGCTCGTGCGACGGACTCCGCCGAAGAGGCACGGGTCGCGGCGCAGGCGGTCCTGTCGGGCGAGTAA
- a CDS encoding PTS sugar transporter subunit IIA, with translation MTTVTSPLVGRAIGLTAVPDPVFSGAMVGPGTAIDPVREPSEAVSPVDGIVVSLHPHAFVVVDDEGHGVLTHLGIDTVQLNGEGFELLVNKGDTVTRGQGIVRWDPAAVEAAGKSAICPIVALEATADSLSEVREDGDVKVGDALFGWQ, from the coding sequence ATGACCACAGTGACGTCCCCGCTTGTCGGCCGCGCCATCGGACTCACCGCGGTTCCCGACCCGGTCTTCTCCGGCGCCATGGTTGGTCCCGGTACCGCCATCGACCCCGTGCGCGAGCCCTCCGAGGCCGTCTCTCCGGTCGACGGCATCGTCGTCTCCCTGCACCCCCACGCCTTTGTCGTCGTGGACGACGAGGGACACGGGGTGCTGACCCACCTCGGGATCGACACCGTACAGCTCAATGGCGAGGGCTTCGAGCTCCTCGTGAACAAGGGGGACACCGTGACCCGCGGTCAGGGCATCGTGCGGTGGGACCCGGCCGCCGTCGAGGCAGCCGGCAAGTCGGCGATCTGCCCGATCGTGGCGCTCGAGGCCACCGCCGATTCCCTTTCCGAGGTGCGCGAGGACGGCGACGTGAAGGTCGGAGACGCACTGTTCGGCTGGCAGTAA
- a CDS encoding CDP-alcohol phosphatidyltransferase family protein → MEVQETRVQTNRVLTIPNILSMARLVGVPLFLWLILRPVFGGPNSDGWALLVLMLSGVSDYLDGKLARRWNQISSLGRLLDPAADRLYILSTLVGLTWREILPLWLTAALLARELMLLVMVGILRRHGYPPPQVNFLGKAATFNLMYAFPLLLLSDGSGWLASLGAVFGWAFAGWGTTLYWWAGILYVVQVRRLVKADEVAE, encoded by the coding sequence GTGGAGGTCCAGGAGACTCGAGTTCAGACGAACCGAGTACTCACCATCCCCAACATCCTCAGCATGGCTCGCCTCGTCGGCGTGCCGCTCTTCCTGTGGCTGATCCTTCGTCCCGTCTTCGGCGGGCCCAACAGCGACGGCTGGGCGTTGCTGGTGCTGATGCTGAGCGGCGTGAGCGACTATCTCGACGGCAAGCTCGCCCGCCGGTGGAACCAGATCAGCAGCCTCGGGCGACTCCTGGACCCCGCTGCCGACCGCCTCTACATCCTGTCGACTCTCGTCGGGCTCACCTGGCGCGAGATCCTGCCGCTCTGGCTCACCGCAGCTCTTCTCGCACGTGAGCTCATGCTCCTTGTCATGGTGGGAATCCTGCGTCGGCACGGCTATCCGCCGCCGCAGGTGAACTTCCTCGGGAAAGCTGCAACCTTCAACCTGATGTACGCCTTCCCCTTGTTGCTGCTCAGTGACGGAAGTGGTTGGCTGGCCTCGCTGGGCGCCGTTTTCGGATGGGCGTTCGCTGGTTGGGGTACAACGCTCTATTGGTGGGCAGGGATCCTCTACGTGGTCCAGGTCCGCCGACTCGTCAAGGCGGATGAAGTAGCCGAATAG
- a CDS encoding mannose-1-phosphate guanyltransferase, whose translation MKAVVMAGGEGTRLRPMTSSMPKPLLPVANRPIMEHVLRLLKRHGLNETVVTVQFLASLVKNYFGDGEELGMELTYANEEKPLGTAGSVKNAEEALKDDTFLVISGDALTDFDLTDLIAFHKEKGGLVTVCLTRVPNPLEFGITIVDEQGQVERFLEKPTWGQVFSDTVNTGIYVMEPEVFDYVQADTSVDWSGDVFPQLMKEGKPIYGYVAEGYWEDVGTHESYVKAQADVLERKVDVELDGFEISPGVWVAEGAEVHPDAVLRGPLYIGDYAKIEAGVELREHTVIGSNVVVKTGAFLHRAVVHDNVYIGQHSNLRGCVIGKNTDIMRAARIEDGAVIGDECLVGEESIIQGNVRVYPFKTIEAGAFVNTSVIWESRGQAHLFGARGVSGILNVEITPELAVRLAGAYATTLKKGSTVTTARDHSRGARALKRAVISALQASAIDVRDLENVPLPVARQQTARGSAGGIMIRTSPGVPDSVDIMFIDERGADLSQARQRKLDRVYARQEYRRAFPGEIGDLHFPSSVFDSYTGSLLRNVDTDGIADAGLKVVVDASNGSAGLVLPSLLGRLGVDALTINPGLDESRPTESAETRRAGLVRLGEIVSSARAAFGVRFDPVGERLSLVDERGRIIEDDRALLVMLDLVAAERRSGRVALPVTTTRVAEQVAAYHGTQVEWTTTSPDDLTRVGREDATIFGGDGRGGFIIPEFSSVFDGSAAFVRLIGLVARTQLTLSQIDARIPRAHVLRRDLATPWAVKGLVMRRVVEAAGDRSVDTTDGVRVVETDGRWVMVLPDRAEAVTHLWAEGPDDASAQALLDEWSAIVDSAGD comes from the coding sequence ATGAAGGCCGTCGTTATGGCCGGCGGCGAAGGCACTCGTCTTCGCCCCATGACCTCAAGCATGCCCAAGCCGCTCCTGCCCGTAGCCAATCGGCCGATCATGGAACACGTGCTGCGGCTGCTCAAACGGCATGGGCTCAATGAGACCGTCGTAACCGTTCAGTTTCTGGCTTCGCTCGTGAAGAACTACTTCGGCGACGGCGAAGAACTCGGAATGGAGCTCACCTACGCCAACGAGGAGAAGCCACTCGGCACCGCGGGAAGTGTCAAGAACGCCGAGGAAGCCCTCAAGGACGACACCTTCCTGGTTATTTCCGGTGACGCCCTCACCGACTTCGACCTGACGGACCTCATCGCCTTCCACAAGGAGAAGGGCGGACTGGTCACGGTATGCCTGACCAGGGTCCCGAATCCGCTGGAGTTCGGCATCACGATTGTCGACGAGCAGGGGCAGGTCGAGCGATTCCTGGAGAAGCCGACCTGGGGCCAGGTCTTCTCGGACACCGTCAACACGGGCATCTACGTCATGGAGCCCGAGGTCTTCGACTACGTCCAGGCCGATACCTCCGTGGACTGGTCCGGCGACGTGTTCCCGCAGCTCATGAAGGAGGGCAAGCCGATCTACGGCTATGTCGCCGAGGGCTACTGGGAGGACGTGGGCACTCACGAGAGCTATGTGAAGGCCCAGGCCGACGTACTGGAGCGCAAGGTCGACGTCGAGCTCGACGGCTTCGAGATCTCGCCCGGTGTGTGGGTCGCGGAAGGCGCGGAGGTCCACCCCGACGCGGTGCTCCGAGGGCCGCTGTACATCGGCGACTACGCCAAGATCGAAGCCGGCGTCGAACTCCGTGAGCACACCGTCATCGGGTCGAACGTCGTTGTGAAAACCGGCGCTTTCCTGCACAGGGCCGTGGTGCACGACAACGTGTACATCGGCCAGCACAGCAATCTTCGTGGCTGCGTGATCGGTAAGAACACCGACATCATGCGGGCGGCCCGCATCGAGGACGGCGCCGTTATCGGCGATGAATGTCTGGTCGGCGAGGAATCGATCATCCAGGGCAATGTGCGGGTGTACCCGTTCAAGACCATCGAGGCCGGTGCCTTCGTCAACACCTCGGTGATCTGGGAGTCGCGTGGGCAGGCGCATCTCTTCGGAGCGCGCGGTGTCTCCGGGATCCTGAACGTCGAGATCACCCCCGAACTGGCCGTGCGGCTGGCCGGTGCGTACGCGACGACCCTGAAGAAGGGGTCGACCGTCACGACGGCCCGTGACCACTCCCGAGGTGCGCGCGCACTGAAGAGAGCGGTCATCTCCGCCCTGCAGGCCAGCGCCATCGACGTACGGGACCTGGAGAACGTGCCGCTGCCGGTGGCCCGCCAGCAGACCGCGCGAGGCAGCGCCGGCGGCATCATGATCCGGACCTCGCCGGGAGTGCCGGATTCCGTCGACATCATGTTCATCGACGAACGCGGTGCCGATCTCTCCCAGGCGCGTCAGCGCAAGCTGGACCGGGTCTACGCCCGCCAGGAGTACCGCAGGGCCTTCCCCGGTGAGATCGGGGACCTCCACTTCCCGTCGAGCGTCTTCGACTCCTACACGGGGTCCCTGCTCCGCAACGTCGACACGGACGGCATCGCCGATGCGGGCCTCAAGGTCGTCGTCGACGCGTCCAACGGCAGCGCGGGGCTCGTCCTGCCCAGTCTGCTCGGGCGGCTCGGTGTGGACGCGCTGACGATCAACCCCGGTCTCGACGAGTCGCGGCCCACCGAGTCCGCCGAGACCCGGCGGGCCGGTCTGGTGCGGCTCGGGGAGATCGTGTCGTCCGCACGGGCGGCCTTCGGGGTGCGGTTCGACCCTGTCGGTGAGCGTCTCTCCCTCGTCGACGAGCGGGGCCGGATCATCGAGGACGACAGGGCCCTGCTGGTCATGCTCGACCTCGTGGCGGCCGAGCGGCGGAGCGGGCGGGTGGCCCTGCCGGTGACCACCACCCGCGTCGCCGAGCAGGTGGCCGCGTACCACGGCACACAGGTGGAGTGGACGACCACGTCTCCGGACGACCTGACCAGGGTGGGGCGCGAGGACGCCACCATCTTCGGTGGTGACGGGCGCGGCGGCTTCATCATTCCCGAGTTCAGCAGCGTCTTCGACGGCTCGGCGGCCTTCGTCAGGCTCATCGGGCTGGTGGCCCGGACCCAGCTCACGCTCAGCCAGATCGATGCCCGCATCCCGCGTGCCCATGTGCTGCGCCGTGACCTCGCGACGCCCTGGGCGGTCAAGGGGCTCGTCATGCGGCGGGTCGTGGAGGCGGCAGGGGATCGCAGCGTGGACACCACCGACGGTGTCCGGGTGGTGGAGACCGACGGCCGCTGGGTGATGGTGCTGCCCGACAGGGCGGAGGCCGTCACCCACCTGTGGGCCGAAGGCCCCGATGACGCCTCGGCCCAGGCGTTGCTCGACGAGTGGTCGGCGATCGTGGACAGCGCCGGCGACTGA
- a CDS encoding DUF881 domain-containing protein: MSQPPPDRSSTPPRPRPDASMSLLTNVMDHSLDEGYAEAAARRKADGSAGMPRTLKSKLGLAAGLVVAALVVTLGAAEAQVAAPVVAKEREELIDRVNAETAAADALQEDVDELRKDVGERQRKALEQHGGAKGGLVALLSGATAVEGPGIKLVVDDAKDTDQGGGGPRESTGFADTGRVRDRDMQRVVNGLWQSGAEAIAINGQRLTSLSAIRAAGDAILVDNRPLVPPYTVLAVGDGKKLADAFQDSADGLYLQALHESFDIRTSISEQEQVRLPAAPSLIVRTAEPQAADTRSGAAETGKGTS; encoded by the coding sequence ATGTCGCAGCCGCCCCCCGATCGGAGTAGCACCCCGCCGCGTCCCCGCCCCGACGCGTCCATGTCGCTGCTGACCAACGTGATGGACCACAGCCTCGACGAGGGATATGCCGAGGCTGCCGCGCGCCGCAAGGCCGACGGGAGTGCGGGGATGCCCCGCACGCTCAAGTCGAAGCTTGGCCTCGCGGCAGGTCTCGTGGTGGCGGCTCTCGTCGTGACGCTCGGTGCCGCCGAGGCTCAGGTCGCGGCGCCGGTCGTGGCGAAGGAGCGCGAAGAGCTCATCGACCGTGTCAACGCGGAGACCGCCGCGGCGGACGCGTTGCAGGAGGATGTCGACGAACTGCGCAAGGACGTCGGCGAACGGCAGCGCAAGGCGCTCGAACAGCACGGCGGGGCCAAGGGCGGGCTGGTGGCGCTGCTCTCCGGAGCGACCGCGGTCGAAGGGCCCGGCATCAAACTCGTCGTCGACGACGCCAAGGACACCGACCAGGGCGGCGGCGGACCGCGTGAGTCGACCGGCTTCGCCGACACCGGGCGGGTGCGCGACCGCGACATGCAGCGCGTGGTCAACGGCCTCTGGCAGTCCGGGGCCGAGGCGATCGCCATCAACGGGCAGCGGTTGACCTCCCTCTCGGCGATCCGCGCGGCGGGCGACGCCATACTGGTCGACAACAGGCCGCTGGTACCGCCCTACACGGTGCTGGCGGTGGGGGACGGCAAGAAACTCGCCGACGCCTTCCAGGACAGCGCGGACGGCCTGTATCTGCAGGCGCTGCACGAGAGCTTCGACATCCGCACCAGCATCTCCGAGCAGGAGCAGGTGCGCCTTCCGGCCGCGCCGAGCCTGATCGTACGCACAGCAGAGCCTCAGGCCGCAGACACGCGCAGTGGTGCGGCAGAAACAGGGAAGGGCACATCGTGA
- a CDS encoding small basic family protein, translated as MIAVLGLVVGVVVGLLVRPEVPAVVEPYLPIAVVAALDAVFGGLRAMLDGIFVDKVFVVSFLSNVVVAALIVFLGDKLGVGAQLSTGVVVVLGIRIFSNAAAIRRHVFRA; from the coding sequence GTGATCGCCGTACTGGGCCTCGTCGTGGGAGTCGTGGTCGGACTGTTGGTCCGGCCCGAAGTGCCGGCGGTGGTCGAGCCCTACCTGCCGATCGCCGTCGTGGCCGCGCTCGACGCCGTCTTCGGAGGTCTGCGTGCCATGCTCGACGGGATCTTCGTGGACAAGGTCTTCGTCGTGTCGTTCCTCTCGAACGTCGTCGTGGCCGCACTGATCGTGTTCCTCGGCGACAAGTTGGGTGTGGGCGCCCAGCTCTCCACCGGTGTGGTCGTCGTGCTCGGCATCCGCATCTTCTCCAATGCCGCGGCGATCCGCCGGCACGTCTTCCGGGCTTGA
- a CDS encoding DUF881 domain-containing protein, with protein sequence MSNDENPRNEGPAGELPAEVPAQAPETGADPPEESSGRRRLLAGLWPPRVSRAQLIVALLLFVLGLGLAIQVRSNSDNSALRGARQEDLVRILDELDNRTQRLEDEKQRLDDQRTELENSSDQAEEARKQTLEKERQLGILAGTVAAKGPGITLTINDPSGAVEPDMLLDAIQELRAAGAEAIEINGVRVVANTYFSGDGGDLRVDGRRIRSPYEFKVIGKPQDLEPALNIPGGVVQTLEKEQATAEVAQAEEIVVDALRPAKLPDYARSSPQ encoded by the coding sequence ATGAGCAACGACGAGAATCCGCGCAACGAGGGACCCGCCGGCGAGCTGCCTGCGGAGGTCCCCGCGCAGGCGCCCGAGACCGGCGCCGACCCGCCCGAGGAGTCCTCCGGGCGCCGGCGGCTGCTGGCGGGCCTCTGGCCGCCCAGGGTGAGCAGGGCCCAACTCATCGTGGCCCTCCTGCTGTTCGTGCTCGGGCTGGGGCTGGCGATCCAGGTCAGGTCGAACAGTGACAACAGCGCGTTGCGCGGTGCCCGCCAGGAGGACCTGGTCCGCATCCTCGACGAGCTCGACAACCGGACCCAGCGGCTCGAGGACGAGAAGCAGCGCCTCGACGACCAGCGCACGGAACTGGAGAACAGCTCCGACCAGGCGGAGGAGGCCCGCAAGCAGACGCTCGAGAAGGAGCGGCAGCTCGGCATCCTCGCGGGTACGGTCGCGGCCAAGGGACCCGGCATCACCCTCACCATCAACGACCCGAGCGGTGCGGTCGAACCGGACATGCTCCTCGACGCCATCCAGGAGCTGCGGGCGGCCGGTGCCGAGGCGATCGAGATCAACGGCGTGCGGGTGGTGGCCAATACCTACTTCTCCGGCGACGGGGGAGACTTGAGGGTGGACGGCCGCAGGATCCGCTCTCCGTACGAGTTCAAGGTGATCGGCAAACCGCAGGACCTCGAGCCGGCGCTGAACATCCCCGGCGGAGTGGTGCAGACGCTCGAGAAGGAGCAGGCCACGGCTGAGGTGGCGCAGGCCGAGGAGATCGTCGTCGACGCCTTGCGACCGGCGAAGCTGCCTGACTACGCTCGGTCGTCGCCCCAGTGA
- a CDS encoding FHA domain-containing protein gives MGGAWWKLSGGYGRCEDVRVGRCVHSGFVLPHGRVYFGQGETPVKLFAKLFGKSAREDSGSARHRAPRQGQGAEEQGSERPLFRDEVPGSPGDQRGASGASSVDPAGAGRIGFGEPSTSSTGGGFTPAPEGSSMPVCTRCGHRNGEASRFCSNCGAPLRGGVPERASETTSTISISGIEAYEAEVTGQTAVPSLSPEAQAAVDALPAGSALLVVRRGPNSGSRFLLDGELTTAGRHPQSDIFLDDVTVSRRHVEFRRSPDGSFTVGDVGSLNGTYVNRERIDSVLLSNGDEVQIGKYRLVFYASQRGV, from the coding sequence ATCGGTGGCGCGTGGTGGAAACTGTCGGGTGGATACGGACGTTGTGAGGATGTCCGGGTCGGCAGGTGTGTTCATTCAGGGTTCGTCCTGCCCCACGGGCGGGTCTATTTCGGTCAAGGGGAAACGCCCGTGAAGTTGTTTGCGAAGTTGTTCGGAAAGAGCGCACGCGAGGACAGCGGCTCTGCTCGCCACCGCGCTCCGCGCCAGGGTCAGGGCGCCGAGGAGCAGGGCTCGGAGCGCCCGCTCTTCCGCGATGAGGTGCCGGGTTCGCCGGGAGATCAGCGGGGTGCCTCCGGCGCGTCGTCTGTTGACCCTGCCGGTGCCGGACGCATAGGTTTCGGGGAACCATCAACCTCAAGTACGGGTGGAGGGTTCACCCCCGCCCCGGAGGGCTCCTCCATGCCGGTCTGTACGAGGTGCGGGCATCGCAATGGCGAGGCCAGCCGTTTCTGTTCCAACTGCGGTGCGCCGTTGCGGGGCGGAGTGCCCGAGCGTGCCTCCGAGACGACCTCGACGATCTCGATCTCCGGTATCGAGGCGTACGAGGCCGAGGTGACGGGACAGACGGCCGTTCCCTCCCTCTCGCCGGAGGCACAGGCAGCCGTCGACGCGTTGCCCGCGGGATCCGCGCTCCTGGTGGTGCGCCGCGGTCCGAACTCCGGCAGCCGCTTCCTGCTGGACGGCGAGCTGACCACTGCGGGCCGTCACCCGCAGAGCGACATCTTCCTCGACGACGTGACCGTGTCGCGGCGCCATGTGGAGTTCCGCAGGAGCCCGGACGGTAGTTTCACCGTGGGCGACGTCGGCAGCCTCAACGGCACCTACGTCAACCGTGAGCGCATCGATTCCGTCCTGCTGTCCAACGGCGACGAAGTTCAGATCGGCAAGTACCGGCTGGTCTTCTACGCGAGCCAGCGGGGCGTCTGA
- the ftsR gene encoding transcriptional regulator FtsR: MLRTPTGGAGHGTAAADERAMSIGTVLLELRDEFPEVTISKIRFLEAEGLIEPQRTPSGYRKFSRADVERLAQVLRMQRDHYLPLKVIREHLDALARGEQATLPSGGGQGELVDGRWEPDPGRATAARIGRSELLAAADVSEDQLVEWESYGLITASPEGSYDAEAVTVARLVADLGRFGLEPRHLRAVRAAADREAGLVEQVVAPLRRHRNPQTRAHAEATARELAELSVRLHAAFVQTALKVRFH, from the coding sequence ATGCTGCGAACACCGACAGGCGGTGCCGGCCACGGCACCGCCGCAGCGGACGAGCGCGCCATGAGCATCGGTACGGTGCTTCTGGAGCTGCGCGACGAGTTTCCCGAAGTGACGATCTCCAAGATCCGCTTCCTGGAGGCCGAGGGGCTGATCGAGCCGCAGCGGACGCCCTCCGGGTATCGAAAGTTCAGCCGGGCCGACGTCGAGCGGCTGGCCCAGGTGCTGCGCATGCAGCGGGACCACTACCTGCCGCTCAAGGTCATCCGTGAGCACCTCGACGCCCTCGCCCGCGGTGAGCAGGCCACGCTGCCGTCCGGCGGCGGACAGGGCGAGCTCGTGGACGGTCGCTGGGAGCCGGACCCCGGCCGGGCCACAGCCGCCCGGATCGGGCGCTCCGAGCTTCTTGCCGCCGCCGACGTCAGTGAGGACCAGCTCGTCGAGTGGGAATCCTACGGGCTGATCACAGCCTCGCCCGAGGGAAGCTACGACGCCGAGGCGGTGACCGTCGCGAGACTTGTGGCGGATCTGGGGCGATTCGGTCTGGAACCTCGGCATCTGCGGGCGGTCAGGGCCGCCGCGGACCGTGAGGCAGGACTGGTCGAGCAGGTGGTCGCGCCCCTGCGCCGCCACCGGAATCCGCAGACCAGGGCCCATGCGGAGGCCACCGCGAGAGAGCTCGCGGAGCTGTCCGTACGGCTCCACGCGGCCTTCGTGCAGACCGCGCTCAAGGTCCGGTTCCACTGA
- a CDS encoding bifunctional nuclease family protein, with protein sequence MNELDVVGVRVEMPSNQPIVLLREVGGDRYLPIWIGPGEATAIAFAQQGMAPARPLTHDLFKDVLEAVGQELTEVRITDLREGVFYAELVFASGVEVSARPSDAIALALRTGTPIYGSDGVLDDAGIAIPDEQEDEVEKFREFLDQISPEDFGTNSQ encoded by the coding sequence GTGAACGAGCTCGACGTTGTGGGTGTCCGGGTGGAAATGCCCTCCAACCAACCGATCGTGCTCCTGCGTGAAGTGGGAGGCGACCGGTACCTCCCCATTTGGATCGGCCCTGGGGAAGCGACCGCGATCGCCTTCGCCCAGCAGGGCATGGCTCCGGCCAGGCCGCTGACCCATGATCTCTTCAAGGATGTGCTCGAGGCCGTCGGCCAGGAGCTCACCGAGGTCCGGATCACGGACCTCAGAGAAGGGGTTTTCTACGCGGAGCTGGTCTTCGCCAGCGGAGTCGAGGTGAGCGCGCGGCCGTCCGACGCCATAGCGCTCGCCCTGCGCACCGGAACGCCGATCTACGGCAGTGACGGTGTGCTGGACGACGCCGGGATCGCCATCCCGGACGAGCAGGAGGACGAGGTCGAGAAGTTCCGTGAGTTCCTCGACCAGATCTCGCCGGAGGACTTCGGTACGAACAGTCAGTGA
- a CDS encoding MerR family transcriptional regulator: MRSSGDGTAAGGPYRQHSSAADHTIRQPVQPAAVAADGAVVAGDIGYRGPTACAAAGITYRQLDYWARTGLVEPSVRPAYGSGTQRLYSFRDVVLLKIVKRFLDTGVALQNIRTTVQHLRARGFTDLERMTLMSDGATVYECSSPDEVVDLLQGGQGVFGIAVGVVWRDVDATLSQLHGERVDTGETLIGNNPADELARRRNRAG, encoded by the coding sequence GTGAGAAGCAGCGGCGACGGTACGGCTGCGGGTGGGCCGTACCGGCAGCACAGCAGTGCGGCCGACCACACCATCAGACAGCCGGTTCAGCCGGCGGCGGTGGCAGCGGACGGTGCGGTAGTGGCAGGTGACATCGGCTACCGGGGGCCGACGGCGTGCGCGGCGGCCGGTATCACCTACCGACAGCTCGACTACTGGGCCCGTACGGGCCTGGTGGAGCCGAGCGTGCGTCCGGCGTACGGATCGGGAACGCAGCGCCTCTACAGTTTCCGGGACGTGGTTCTCCTCAAGATCGTGAAGCGGTTCCTCGACACAGGTGTCGCGCTGCAGAACATCCGCACCACGGTCCAGCACCTGAGGGCCCGCGGATTCACGGATCTTGAGCGGATGACCCTGATGAGCGACGGGGCGACGGTCTACGAGTGCTCCTCGCCCGACGAGGTCGTGGATCTGCTCCAGGGGGGCCAGGGAGTGTTCGGAATCGCCGTGGGCGTCGTCTGGCGCGATGTGGACGCGACCCTGTCCCAGCTCCACGGCGAGCGGGTCGACACGGGGGAGACGCTGATCGGCAACAACCCCGCGGACGAACTGGCCCGGCGGCGCAACCGCGCGGGCTGA